One Silurus meridionalis isolate SWU-2019-XX chromosome 10, ASM1480568v1, whole genome shotgun sequence genomic window carries:
- the irx3b gene encoding iroquois-class homeodomain protein IRX-3b, producing MALPQLGYKYVRALYPTDRAGMLAGRVGAELSPTSSISNSLSMYGSPFSASQTYSAFLPYSSDVSVLNHLASPYELKDSPGMQHPGFPAAHPAFFPYSQYQYGDASRPKNATRESTSTLKAWLSEHRKNPYPTKGEKIMLAIITKMTLTQVSTWFANARRRLKKENKMTWVTKTQPDEEGNVYASDNEGEEEDKRDEDDDEEIDLENIDTENIETKDDSDCRDELRSESKITETDRSDSDASDGFEDTQGQEKSFVKSSGMKDRDICVEGQRDEGRKSPIVEPLRNLNPPQKPKIWSLAETATTPDHPRKSAVMSRTAVQSSAGNLHNWTKMAISAQQLALTHHYFGLKQPNNNVMINKHADARTHSS from the exons ATGGCTCTCCCGCAGCTCGGCTATAAGTATGTGAGAGCGCTGTATCCCACTGATCGGGCTGGAATGCTGGCGGGCCGTGTGGGTGCAGAGCTCAGTCCCACCAGCAGCATCTCCAACTCCCTCTCTATGTACGGATCTCCATTCAGCGCCAGCCAGACCTACAGCGCCTTTCTGCCCTACTCCAGCGACGTGTCCGTGCTCAACCACCTG gccAGTCCATACGAGCTGAAAGACAGTCCCGGGATGCAGCACCCAGGCTTTCCTGCTGCGCATCCAGCTTTCTTCCCGTACAGCCAGTATCAATATGGAGACGCGTCTCGCCCGAAAAACGCCACCCGTGAAAGCACAAGTACTCTGAAAGCCTGGTTGAGCGAGCATAGGAAGAACCCGTATCCTACCAAGGGCGAGAAGATCATGCTGGCCATCATCACCAAAATGACCCTCACTCAAGTGTCCACCTGGTTCGCCAACGCGCGCCGGAGACTGAAGAAGGAGAACAAGATGACCTGGGTGACAAAAACACAACCGGACGAGGAGGGAAACGTTTACGCGAGCGACAACGAGGGCGAGGAGGAGGACAAACGGGATGAGGACGACGACGAGGAGATCGACCTGGAGAACATCGACACGGAGAACATCGAAACCAAGGACGACTCCGACTGTCGGGATGAGCTGAGATCGGAATCAAAAATCACGGAAACGGACAGGAGTGACTCAGACGCGTCAGATGGGTTTGAGGACACACAGGGACAGGAGAAAAGTTTCGTAAAAAGCAGCGGGATGAAAGACAGAGACATCTGCGTTGAGGGACAGAGGGATGAGGGCAGGAAAAGCCCCATAGTAGAGCCTTTGAGGAATCTAAACCCACCACAAAAGCCCAAAATTTGGTCTTTGGCTGAAACAGCAACGACGCCAGATCATCCGAGAAAGTCTGCAGTAATGAGCAGGACTGCTGTGCAGAGCTCTGCGGGGAACCTGCACAACTGGACCAAAATGGCCATTTCTGCTCAGCAGCTCGCATTAACACACCATTACTTTGGACTTAAACAGCCGAACAACAACGTTATGATTAACAAGCACGCAGACGCCAGGACTCACTCCTCATGA